A stretch of DNA from Roseovarius faecimaris:
CCGGCTCGACAAGGTGGGAGAGGCGGCGGTTCTGCGTGAAACCTCCGTCGTCTTCGCCGCCATCATCGGCGTCGTCTTCCTGCGCGAAACCGTCGGGCCACGCCGCATCGCTCTGATGATCCTGATTGCACTCGGGGCCGTGATCGTTGAAATGGGGGGCTGAGGGGCCAAATATGAATGATCTGTAAACTTTGTACAAAACACCCCCTCGGATTGTACAAAACGTACAAAATTTGAAGAAGGCTGCCCCATGTCTGAAAAGAACCTCCCCGGCTGGTTGAAACCCGCGCTTGAGCTGGGTCCGATCCTGGGCTTTTTCGTGGCCTATCTAATACTCAAGGACCGGATCTTTACCATCGGCGGAACGGAGTATGAGGGGTTCATCATCGTCACCGCGCTGTTCGTGCCGGTGCTTCTGGCGGCGATGGGCGTGTTGTGGTGGCTCACCGGGCATCTGTCGAAAATGCAGATTGTCACGGTGGTGATGGTGGTGGTCTTTGGCGGGCTGACGGTGTGGTTCAACGATGGCAGCTTCTTCAAGATGAAGCCGACGATTATCTACCTGATTTTCGGGGGTGTTCTGGGCTTCGGCCTTTTGCGCGGCACCTCCTATCTGCAGGCGCTGATGGACAGCATGCTGCCGCTGACAGATGAGGGCTGGATGATCCTGACGCGCCGTTTAACCATGTTTTTCATAGGCTTGGCGGTGCTCAACGAACTCATCTGGCGCACCCAGACCGAAACGATGTGGGTCTATTTCAAGACCTTCGGCCTCACTGCGGCGATCTTCGTTTTCTTCATGACCCAGGGGCGGCTTTTCGAAGCGCACAGCACCGAAGACAAGGACGCCACCGACACATCCGACTGAACGCCGGTTTCGCGGAATTCCCTTAACAGCGCCCGGCTTTGGCCGCATTTGCCGCTTATGCAGGGCGCAGCAGTAAAAGGGTGTGACGATGAAAAAGCCGACTTCCCGCGTTCTGGACATGTGCATGTCCATTCCGCCGATCAAACCGCAGAACCTGCTGCCGGTCCTGATCATGCTGGGGCTCTGGATTCTCCTGCGCAGCCAGGGCGCAGGCGAGGATGCCGCCTTTGTCGTCTCCGTCGTCTCGGCCCAGGCCTATCTCGTCTGGCGCAACCTGCCGCTTGCCAAGGCCAATCTCGACACCGTCGGCAGCCCGCCCCGGACCTTGCTCTACGGGATCGTCGGGGTCACCTTCGCGATTGCGCTCCTGCAGCTTGGGCTTGGTAGTCCCTTGTTTACACAACGGGTTTTGACCGTACTCTGCGTGTTCTTCCTGGTGGTGATGGTGCTGGGCATCCTGCGCGAACGCGATGTGATGCAACGGATCGAAACCGCCATGCCCAAGGAGGGCGGGTATTCGGCCCCGGTCAGCCTGCTGCGCATCAACGCGGTAATGGCGGCACTTATCATCGCCATGAACGAATGGCTGATCTTCTTCGAAAGCCCGCCGGTGTGGATCACCGTGATGCCGCTTTTCATGCTGGTGCTGCATGGGGTCTACTGGTTCATGGTCCTTGCCGCGCTCCCCGAAAACGGGAACGAACCGGCCTGAGCGCCAAAATTCCCCCAGAGCGGTGTTGACCTGCATCCTTGCGGGGGGTAATCACTGAACCACAGTGGCGATTTGTTACCGGATTGCGGGCCACTTTAAAGATGCTGCTAAAAGGTCAGGATGAAAGAGCCCTTTCGCTTGACCGCGACGGGGCTTTTTCATTGGGGGCGCGGCCCCCGGGAGGACGGATATGTCACAGGATTGGAACACACGCACGCGGCTGGTGCATGAAGGCACGCGCCGCAGCCAGTATAACGAGGTGTGCGAGGCGATCTTTCTCACTCAGGGCTTTGTTTATGAGAGCGCCGAGGCCGCCGAGGCACGGTTCATCGAAAGCGGACCGGACGAGTTCATTTATGCACGCTATGGTAACCCGACCGTGGCCATGTTCGAACGGCGGATCGCCGCCCTGGAAGGGGCCGAAGATGCCTTTGCCACCGCCTCGGGCATGGCGGCGGTGAACGGCGCTCTGCTCTCCATGCTCAAGGCGGGCGATCACGTGGTCGCGGCGCGCGCGCTGTTCGGATCATGCCTCTACATTCTTGAGGAGATTCTGCCGCGCTACGGGGTCGAAGTCACCTTTGTCGACGGCACCGACCTGGATCAATGGGCGGCGGCGCTGCGCCCGGACACAACACTTGTTTTTTTCGAAACCATCGCCAACCCGACGCTGGAAGTCATTGATGTCAATGCCGTTTCGGCGCTTGCGCGCGGGGTCGGGGCGAAGGTGGTGGTGGATAATGTCTTTGCCACGCCGGTGTTTTCCCGTGCCGTCGAGCAGGGCGTCGATGTGGTGATCTATTCGGCCACCAAGCATATCGACGGGCAGGGGCGTGCGCTGGGCGGTGTGATCCTGGGCAGCCGGGACTATATCCGCAAAACCGTTGAGCCCTTCATGAAGCACACCGGCGGCTCGATGTCGCCTTTCACGGCCTGGGTGATGCTCAAGGGGTTGGAGACGATCGATTTGCGCGTGCGGGCGCAGGCCGCCTCCGCGCTGGCCATCGCCGAGGCGTTGCAGGATGAGGCGGCGCTGGCCCGCGTGGTCTATCCCGGTCACGAGAGCCATCCGCAGCACGCGCTGGTCAAGCGGCAGATGGGGCAGGGCGGCACGGTGGTGGCGCTGGAACTGGCAGGCGGGAAAGAGGCGGCGTTCCGTTTTCTCAACGCGTTGGAAATCATACTGATTTCCAACAATCTGGGCGATGCCAAGTCGATCATCACGCATCCCGCAACCACGACCCATCAGCGCCTGACCGATGCGCAGCGCGATGTTTTGGGGATCTCCCCGGGTCTGCTTCGGCTGAGCGTTGGGATCGAGGACACGTCCGATCTGATCAAGGATCTGAAACAGGCGCTGGCGGCGGTTTAAGGAGGCGTCATTTTCCGCACGGAAAATGAACCAGAAAATGCGCATTTTCTGGTCCGGAATTTGCGCAAATTCCGGGGTCTCACATCTCCCAGGGGAAACTGTCCAGCCGCTCACAGCCCTCGTCTGTGATCAGAACCTGCGTTTCCAGCTTGATGCTCTCGCTGCCCTCTTCGGCGATCAGGCTTTCGACGCAGAGCACCATCCCTGCCTCGATCTGCCCGCCATGGGAGTGCTCGAAATCCGGGTGCAGCAGGACCACTGGCCATTCATCCGCCATGCCGACCCCGTGCAGGGCCAGTGAATAGCGATAGTCCACATGCTGCGGCGGGATGCGCCAGCTTTTGGCGTTGAACTCGGCAAAGCTGAGCCCGGGGCGCAGCAGGGCCATGTTATGTTCGATCTGGGCGCGCGCGGTCTCATAGAGCCGCGTTTGCGTTTCGGTCATTGGCGCACCGCCACAGGTCCAGCTGCGCGACAGATCGGCGCAATAGCCATAGGGGCCGATCATGTCGGTATCAAACGAGATCATCTCGCCCAGCTGGCAGACGCGGTCCGAACATTCGCGATACCACGGGTTCGTGTTCGGCCCGCAGGTCAGCAGTTTGGTTTCCAGCCACTCACCGCCCGAGCGGGCGTTTTCGAAATGCAGATGCGCCCAGAGCTCGCGCTCGGTCACGCCGGGCTGGGAATGCTGGTAGATGCGCGCCATCCCGGCCTCGCACACGCGGATGGTCCAGCGCATCAGGGCAATCTCATCCTCGGATTTGATCGCCCGGGCCAGCTCGGCCACCTTGCCGCCATCGACCACCTGCACCCCGCGCTCGGCCAGTGCAAACGCCCCCGCAGGCTCCATCCGGTCCACGGCAAGGCGCATATTGCCGCCGCCATGGGTGCGCAGCTCGGCGGCGATCTCGTCGGCCCAGCGGGCAAGATCCTCTTCGGCCTTCTCGCCGCGGTTCATGAACATCCAGCCGATGGAGCTGCGCCGCTCGTCAATCCCCGGCAATCCGTCATTCAGATGCTCGCACCCCTTGAACTCGAACATGATGCCGGGGCCGCCGCTCAGGATCAGCGCGTAACGTAACGGGTTGTGCGCGGTCCAGATGCTCATGTTCACGCTGTCAAACGCGTAGCGGATATTGACCGGGTCATAGAGCAGGAGCCCCGCCACGTCTTGTCGCGCCATTTCCTCGCGCAGGCGGCGCAGGCGATATGCGCGGGCACGATCCAGCACGTCGGGGGGGAGCGGGGATTTCAGCGGTTTGTCCGCCCCTTCGGCGTTCAGATAGGTGAGCTTGCGGTCGTCCTGAAAGACCGTTGTCATGAGGCGCGCCCGTAAAACCCGATGCGCTCGGCCTCCGAAAACTGCACGCCGGGCCGATCATAGTATGAAAAGACGGCGATCACGCGGTCCCTTTTTCCCTGTACCTTGGTGACGCGATGCGGCGTGTTTTTGCCTTTGAAGACATTGAGCGTGCCGGGGCTGAGTGTCAGTATCCGCGCCTCCGGGTCCTCTCCGCGCAAAAGCCGTGCGACGCCGTCATAGTTCGGATCCTCCTCACTGCGCAGATCGGTGCGGTATTCGAAGGCACCGCCCGCCTCGGGCGCCTGCAAGAGCAGCGTCGTGGTAAACTCCGAGCGGTCGAAATGCCAGTTCAGAGTCTGCCCCTCGTGATAGGACATGACGTTGATCCGTGCCAAGGGGTCGGACATGGTGTGCAGGGCAGACCGGCCCATGGTGGCCGCGAGAAAACGGGTGAACTCGGGCCACTCATAGAGACGTGTGAGGGCCGACGCGCCGATCTGATCGGCGCAAAGCGTCTGGTTCGACGTGTGGGTGCGCCTCAGCGCCGGGTGGTCGTCCGGCAGCCCGTCGATATGATCGAGGAAATAGATATTGTGTTCGCGTTCATGGCGAAAGCTTTCGGTCGCGAATTTGGACGAAAGCCGCGCCACCTCTTGCGCAGCCACATCCGCGCGCATCAGCCCGTGCAGGTTGAACATGCCCTCCCGGGCCAGATCGGCCTGGCATTGGTTGACCAGATCGCTCCAGCCCACACTGTCCGGCCGGTCCAGCGGATAACGCTCCAGATCAAGAATGTCGCGCATGATGTGTCTCACTCAATGCCGTGGTGTCGCGACCGAGATTGTCAGGTTTTTCTTGTCGCGCCAGAGGAAAAACGCTTATGCAGCGAAAGAAAAACTTGGGGAACGACCAATTTGCGCCTGCCACCTCTGAATGCTTTGCGTGCATTTGAATGCGCTGCGCGCACCGGGTCATTTACCCTTGCGGCCAAAGAGCTTGGGGTGAGCTCGGCAGCGGTCAGCCAGCATGTGCGCAATCTGGAGGCCTATCTCGACCGAAAGTTGTTTTTGCGCAATAACAACCAATTGCAGCTGACCGATGCGGGCCGTGATCTCTACATGAACGCCGCCGCGTCATTGCGGGATATCTCTCAGTTTACCGAGCGCTTGCTCGCTCCGCGCGGGCCAGCGGCACTGGTGATCTCGTGTGACGCGTCACTGGCTGACCGCTGGTTGCCGCCGCTGCTTGCCAAATATCATGCCGCTCCCGTTGAGCTGAGGATCGAAGACCGTCCGGAAGAGATGGAAAGCCAGAATATTGATATTCGCCTTGGCTATGGGGTGGATGGCTATGCGGGGTACTGGACGAAAGAGCTGTTTCACGATCGTCTTGTGCCGTTGGCGGCTCCCGCGCTCGCCACGCGCTGGCAAAGCGGAGAGGCTGGCCTGCGTCTGATCCAGATGGATTGGGGCCCCAGCTTTTCGCAGGTTCCGGGCTGGTCCGACTGGATGGGCGGGGCTGTCGACAATCACGCGATCCTGCGCGCCTCGACCGGGGCACAGGTTTTGCGGCTCGCGGAAGCCGGGGCCGGGGTGGCCCTTGGACAACTCACTTTGGCAAGGGAGGCGCTGTCAGAGGGGCGCCTTCTCCGTCTTTCGGAGAACAGCCTGCCGCTGCCTGCACCGTATTTTGCGATTGTCGCCCATGCACGGCTGCGTGCCTCGCGTATTCAGGCCTTCCTTGCGATGTTAACTGAGCAAGACTGATCCGTCCGGTCGCTTTTCGCGTATATCTTAGCGTGATTGGCAATTATGGCCCTGTGTTCCTATCTATGATAGGTGCTGGCCCAACATGGTGGATTGGTCAATGAATATACATACGCCCGATATTGCGCAGCTCCCGGATCGGGAGGACGCCGAAGAGGCGCTCAACGTGCTGCGCCAATGGGCCAAATCCGCAACACCCGAAGAGGTGGCCGATCTTGACCCGTCGGTCACGCGGCTGATCCCCGGATTTGAAGTGTCCAACTATCCGGCTCTGGCGCGCGCCTACCCGGAGGATTTCAAGGTGGATGACACCTACAAAGCCTCCATGCCCGACCTGCAGAATGGTCCCAGCTCGCTGATCCGTGGCGCCAAGCAGGATTTGCAGCATGTCGGTATTTCCAATTTCCGCCTGCCGATCAGCTATCACACCCGTGACAATGGCGATCTGACGCTGGAGACCTCGGTGACCGGTACGGTCAGCCTGGAGGCCGGCAAGAAGGGTATCAACATGTCGCGCATCATGCGCAGCTTCTACAAACATGCCGAGAAGACCTTCAGCTTCGAGGTGATTGAGGCCGCACTTGACGATTACATCACCGATCTCGACAGCTTTGACGCTCGTATCCAGATGCGGCTGTCCTACCCGGCCAAGGTGAAATCCCTGCGTTCGGGGCTGGAAGGGTATCAGTATTACGATATTGCCCTTGAGCTTGTCGAAAAGGACGGGGTGCGCCGCAAGTTCATGCATCTCGACTATGTCTATTCGTCGACCTGCCCGTGTTCTCTGGAACTCAGCGAACATGCCCGCCAGTCGCGCGGGCAGCTTGCCACGCCGCATTCGCAGCGCTCGGTTGCGCGGATTTCGGTCGAAGTGCTGTGCGGCGATTGCCTGTGGTTCGAAGACCTGATCGACATGGCGCGCGACGCCGTGCCGACCGAAACCCAGGTGATGGTCAAACGCGAGGACGAGCAGGCCTTTGCCGAACTGAACGCCGCCAATCCGATCTTTGTCGAAGACGCCGCGCGGCTTTTCTGCGAGCAGCTTTTGCGGGACGAGCGGATCGGCGATTTCCGCGTGGTGGCCAGCCATCAGGAGAGCCTGCACAGCCATGACGCGGTCAGCATCCTGACCCATGGGGATCTGTTCACGGCGGATAGCCTCGACCCCAAGCTTTTCAGCACGTTGTTTCACGTCGGGTGATGACATCCTGAGCGGCAAACCCCGGCGCATTTCGGGAAACATCGGACGGGCAGATTTTGCCGAAATTTCAGGGAAGGCTCAGATAGTGCGGGCTTTCGCGCCTGACAGCGCCTGAAACAAAACTCGAAATGCCTCAAAAAGCGGCATGTCCCTGCCGATTTGCCGCATCAGACCCATGCTCTTGTCAAAACCGGTTTTCTGCACCTGCAAAATGGTGTATGCAGTTGCGGAAACGCCAGTTAAGGGGCCTTTCGGGGCCGAAACGAGGATATGTTCATGGATTTAGTTTCCGCTCAACTCAAACTCTCTGCGGTCGGATTTCGGGCGGCAGGGCTGGTTATCGAAAACAACCTGCGGGCGGCGCAATATTTTGGTCAGGCCGCGTGGGAAGCGAACCCGTTTTTCATCGCGCATCGCGTGAAAGAGACGGCTGCCAAGCCCTCCAAGCCTGCCGCCGCAAAGGCCAAGGCCGCGACCAAGGCCAAGGCGAAAAGGGTTGCAGTGGCGCCTGCAGCTAAACCTGCTCAGGCAAAGGTTGCAAAACCTGCTCAGGCGGCCAAGCCCAAACCGGCAGCGAAGAAGGCTGCGCCCGCGGCGAAGAAAGCAAAGCCCGCCGCCGCCAAACCGGCACCGGCGAAACCTGCGGCCAAAGCCGCGGTTGCTGCGCCTGCGAAGGCGGCAAGCCCGGCGAAATCCGTCAAGACGGCGAAGAAAGCGGCCCCTGCCAAGTCGGCTGTGAAAAAAGCGGCTGCGAAGGCCGCGACCCAGCCTGTTGTTGCCAAGGCGGCCGCCGCCAAACCCGCCGTAAAGCCTGCTGCCGCCCCTGCGCCCGAGAAGTCGACTGCGGCGGCCGAGGCCAAGACACCGCGCAAGCCGCGCCAGCCGTCGCTGCCCCCGGCCATGCCGGAGGCCGTCAGCGCCGAGGTGAAGAGCAACTGAGCACACCTATGTCCCGGGTGGCCGACACCCGGGATCGTGCTTGACTTAACCGTGGCGCAGGGACAAGGCTGCGCCGCATGATCGACCTTCGGCCAGTGGGATATGTGGTGGGATTGATGGTGATGGCGCTGGGCCTCGCCATGATCCTGCCCCTGCTTGTGGATATTGCCGAAGGGCTCGGGCACTGGCCCGTTTTCGCCGAAAGCGCCATTCTCACGATCCTGATCGGCGGTCTTGTGGCGCTGACATGCAAGAACGGCGTGCGCGAGGGCCTGACGATCCAGCAAACCTTTCTGCTGACCACGGGTGTGTGGGTGATCCTACCGGTCTTTGGCGCGTTGCCGTTCGTGCTGGGCGAAACCGATCTGCGCTTTGTCGATGCGTTTTTCGAGGCCATGTCGGGGCTGACAACCACCGGCTCCACTGTGCTGAGCGGGCTTGAAGGCTTACCCAAGGGGATCCTCCTGTGGCGCGGGGTGCTGCAATGGCTGGGCGGGGTCGGGATCATCGTTGTCGCGATGGTGTTCCTGCCCGAACTCAGGGTGGGCGGCATGCAGATTTTCCGTACAGAGGGCTTTGATACCTTTGGAAAAATCCTGCCGCGCGCAACCGAGATTTCAAGCCGGATCTCGGTGATCTATCTGGCACTGACGCTGAGCTGTGTCGCCTGCTACATGATGTCGGGCATGAACGCGTTCGACGCCACCGTGCACGCCATGACCACCGTCGCTACCGGCGGGTTTGCCAATTATGACGCCTCTTTCGGGGCGTTCGGGGCGGCGACGGAATATGTGGCAGTGGCCTTCATGATGCTGGCCGCCTTGCCCTTCGTGCGCTTTGTGCAGATGACGGCGGGCACGGCAAAGCCATTGCTGACCGATCCACAGGTGCGCGGGTTTTTCATTACGGCGACGGTTCTGGTCGTGGTGCTGACGCTCTGGCAGCTGGGGATTCAGGAGGGGTTCAGCGAGCAGAGCTTCCGCAAGGTGCTGTTCAACACTGTCTCGATCCTCACCGGCACCGGCTATGCCAGCGCCGATTACATGCAGTGGGGCAGTTTCCCCGTGGCCTTCTTTTTCTTTGTCGGCCTGATCGGCGGCTGTGCCGGATCGACCGCCTGTTCGATCAAGATCTTCCGCTACCAGTTGCTGTTTGCATCGGTGAAGGTGCAGATGCGCCGGATTTTCACGCCGCACGGCGTCTTTGTACCGCGCTATCAGGGGAGGCGGGTGTCGGATGACGTACTCAACTCGGTGATGTCCTTCTTCGTCTTCTTCACCGTGACGCTGGGTGTGATCTCGGTGGCGCTCGGGCTGACGGGTCTGGATTTCGTCACCTCGATTTCCGGCGCGTCGGCGGCCCTCGCCAATATCGGGCCAGGCCTTGGCGAGATCATCGGTCCGGCAGGCAATTTCGCAACGCTCAATGACACGGCCAAATGGGTCCTGTCGGGGGCGATGCTCATCGGGCGGCTGGAGCTTCTGGCCGTCTACGCAATCTTTACTGTCAGTTTCTGGAGGGCATAATGGCCAGACGACCCCTTGGAGCCGAGATCAGCCATATGCTGAAATCGCGCGGCGTGGACGTGATTTTCGGGATCCCCGGTGTTCATAATCAGGAGATGTATCGCGGCATCGAAGAGGCCGGGATCACCCATGTTCTGGCCCGGCATGAGCAGGGCGCGGGGTTCATGGCCGATGGCTATGCGCGGGCGAGCGGAAAGCCCGGAGTGGCCTATGTGATTACCGGGCCGGGCCTGTGCAACATCATGACGCCGATGGGGCAGGCCTACTCGGATTCCGTGCCGGTCCTGGTGATCTCGTCCTGCCTTGATGAAACGGCGGCACGGCGCGGGCAGTTGCACCAGATGCTCGATCAGGAAGGGGCGGCGCGCACGGTCTGTGACTGGTCCTATGAGGCGCGCACCGCCGGGGCGGCCTATCAGCTTATCGACCGGGCGCTGGCCGAGTTCGCCGGAACGCGCCCCCGGACCAAGCATATCCAGGTGCCGATCCGG
This window harbors:
- a CDS encoding inner membrane-spanning protein YciB, translated to MSEKNLPGWLKPALELGPILGFFVAYLILKDRIFTIGGTEYEGFIIVTALFVPVLLAAMGVLWWLTGHLSKMQIVTVVMVVVFGGLTVWFNDGSFFKMKPTIIYLIFGGVLGFGLLRGTSYLQALMDSMLPLTDEGWMILTRRLTMFFIGLAVLNELIWRTQTETMWVYFKTFGLTAAIFVFFMTQGRLFEAHSTEDKDATDTSD
- the metZ gene encoding O-succinylhomoserine sulfhydrylase, whose product is MSQDWNTRTRLVHEGTRRSQYNEVCEAIFLTQGFVYESAEAAEARFIESGPDEFIYARYGNPTVAMFERRIAALEGAEDAFATASGMAAVNGALLSMLKAGDHVVAARALFGSCLYILEEILPRYGVEVTFVDGTDLDQWAAALRPDTTLVFFETIANPTLEVIDVNAVSALARGVGAKVVVDNVFATPVFSRAVEQGVDVVIYSATKHIDGQGRALGGVILGSRDYIRKTVEPFMKHTGGSMSPFTAWVMLKGLETIDLRVRAQAASALAIAEALQDEAALARVVYPGHESHPQHALVKRQMGQGGTVVALELAGGKEAAFRFLNALEIILISNNLGDAKSIITHPATTTHQRLTDAQRDVLGISPGLLRLSVGIEDTSDLIKDLKQALAAV
- a CDS encoding M24 family metallopeptidase, which translates into the protein MTTVFQDDRKLTYLNAEGADKPLKSPLPPDVLDRARAYRLRRLREEMARQDVAGLLLYDPVNIRYAFDSVNMSIWTAHNPLRYALILSGGPGIMFEFKGCEHLNDGLPGIDERRSSIGWMFMNRGEKAEEDLARWADEIAAELRTHGGGNMRLAVDRMEPAGAFALAERGVQVVDGGKVAELARAIKSEDEIALMRWTIRVCEAGMARIYQHSQPGVTERELWAHLHFENARSGGEWLETKLLTCGPNTNPWYRECSDRVCQLGEMISFDTDMIGPYGYCADLSRSWTCGGAPMTETQTRLYETARAQIEHNMALLRPGLSFAEFNAKSWRIPPQHVDYRYSLALHGVGMADEWPVVLLHPDFEHSHGGQIEAGMVLCVESLIAEEGSESIKLETQVLITDEGCERLDSFPWEM
- a CDS encoding HalD/BesD family halogenase, with the translated sequence MRDILDLERYPLDRPDSVGWSDLVNQCQADLAREGMFNLHGLMRADVAAQEVARLSSKFATESFRHEREHNIYFLDHIDGLPDDHPALRRTHTSNQTLCADQIGASALTRLYEWPEFTRFLAATMGRSALHTMSDPLARINVMSYHEGQTLNWHFDRSEFTTTLLLQAPEAGGAFEYRTDLRSEEDPNYDGVARLLRGEDPEARILTLSPGTLNVFKGKNTPHRVTKVQGKRDRVIAVFSYYDRPGVQFSEAERIGFYGRAS
- a CDS encoding LysR family transcriptional regulator gives rise to the protein MPWCRDRDCQVFLVAPEEKRLCSERKTWGTTNLRLPPLNALRAFECAARTGSFTLAAKELGVSSAAVSQHVRNLEAYLDRKLFLRNNNQLQLTDAGRDLYMNAAASLRDISQFTERLLAPRGPAALVISCDASLADRWLPPLLAKYHAAPVELRIEDRPEEMESQNIDIRLGYGVDGYAGYWTKELFHDRLVPLAAPALATRWQSGEAGLRLIQMDWGPSFSQVPGWSDWMGGAVDNHAILRASTGAQVLRLAEAGAGVALGQLTLAREALSEGRLLRLSENSLPLPAPYFAIVAHARLRASRIQAFLAMLTEQD
- the folE2 gene encoding GTP cyclohydrolase FolE2; amino-acid sequence: MNIHTPDIAQLPDREDAEEALNVLRQWAKSATPEEVADLDPSVTRLIPGFEVSNYPALARAYPEDFKVDDTYKASMPDLQNGPSSLIRGAKQDLQHVGISNFRLPISYHTRDNGDLTLETSVTGTVSLEAGKKGINMSRIMRSFYKHAEKTFSFEVIEAALDDYITDLDSFDARIQMRLSYPAKVKSLRSGLEGYQYYDIALELVEKDGVRRKFMHLDYVYSSTCPCSLELSEHARQSRGQLATPHSQRSVARISVEVLCGDCLWFEDLIDMARDAVPTETQVMVKREDEQAFAELNAANPIFVEDAARLFCEQLLRDERIGDFRVVASHQESLHSHDAVSILTHGDLFTADSLDPKLFSTLFHVG
- a CDS encoding TrkH family potassium uptake protein translates to MIDLRPVGYVVGLMVMALGLAMILPLLVDIAEGLGHWPVFAESAILTILIGGLVALTCKNGVREGLTIQQTFLLTTGVWVILPVFGALPFVLGETDLRFVDAFFEAMSGLTTTGSTVLSGLEGLPKGILLWRGVLQWLGGVGIIVVAMVFLPELRVGGMQIFRTEGFDTFGKILPRATEISSRISVIYLALTLSCVACYMMSGMNAFDATVHAMTTVATGGFANYDASFGAFGAATEYVAVAFMMLAALPFVRFVQMTAGTAKPLLTDPQVRGFFITATVLVVVLTLWQLGIQEGFSEQSFRKVLFNTVSILTGTGYASADYMQWGSFPVAFFFFVGLIGGCAGSTACSIKIFRYQLLFASVKVQMRRIFTPHGVFVPRYQGRRVSDDVLNSVMSFFVFFTVTLGVISVALGLTGLDFVTSISGASAALANIGPGLGEIIGPAGNFATLNDTAKWVLSGAMLIGRLELLAVYAIFTVSFWRA